TCCATCTTGCCGATCATGGCCTTGGCCTCGCTCATGGAGAGATCGAGGATCTTGCCCTGCAGCTCCTCGGCCTGCTTGATCTGCTCGGGGGTGGCCGAGGCGGGCAGACGGGTCTGCTGGGCGGCCATCTGTTTCATCTGGGCGGCCATGCCGTCGAACATCTTGTCGGCCTGCATGGCACTGATGGCTTCGCGGGCGAGGGCCAGCTTGGCGGCGTTGTCGTCGGCGAATGCCGCCGGGGAGAGGGCGAGCACCGCGATAAGGAGGAGGGATTTTTTCATGGGGGGTGGCAACAGGCCGGCGGGTGGCCCCACGCCGGTGAGTGAAAGCGGAGGTTGCGGCCTAAACGGGCGTGCTGCAACCTCCGAACCGCACAAGCACCATGCTGTATTTCGAGGATCTCAAGCCGGGAGACCGCTTCAACACGCCGGAGCACACCGTGACGGAGGAGGAGATCGTGGAGTTTGCCCGGCGTCACGACCCGCAGCCGTTCCACACCGATGCCGAGGCAGCCAAGGGCACGTTTTTCCGCGGTCTCGTGGCCAGCGGCTGGCACACGGCGGCGGTCAGCATGGGCCTGATGGTGCGCGGCGAGATGCCGCTCCGCGACGGGGTCATCGGCCAGGGCGTGGACAACCTGCGGTGGCCGCGCCCCGTCAGACCCGGCGACCGCCTGCGCGTGGTCATGGAGGTCGCGGGCCTCGAACCGCACCCTGTGCGCCTGGGTTTCGGCAACCTGCTCCTGCGCTGCCGCACGCTCAACCAGGACGGCAAGGCCGTGCAGGAAATGACGGCGAACCTGCTGATCGCGCGCCGGCCCTCCGCCTGATTTTATGCCAATGCTCGCCACACTCCTCACGGGCCTCGTCGCCCTCCTGCACCTCTGGTTCCTCGTGCTGGAAATGTTCCTGTGGACGAAGCCGCTCGGGCGCCGCGTGTTCAAGCTGACCGAGGAAAAGGCGCAGCTCACGAAGGCGCTCGCGGCCAACCAGGGGCTATACAACGGATTTCTCGCCGCGGGGCTGGTGTGGGGGCTTTGGCTGGGCGCGGATGGCCAGGCGATCCGGGTGTTCTTTCTGGGCTGCGTGATCGTGGCGGGGGTGTTTGGTGCGGCGACGGTGGGGCGGAAGATTTTGTTCGTGCAGGCGCTGCCGGCGGCCGTGGCGTTGGGGTTGACGTGGGTAGCCTGAGGATTGGGGGAGCGCGCGCGTCTCGACGGATCTGTTGCCATCGGTTGCCGGGTCCGGTTACCGACTTCGACGATCCTCGCTGTTCTGCGGACCGACGCTTGCAGCGACTGGCGTCATCGCGCATCATCGCATGCCATGCTCGTCCTCAACACCCTGGCGCCGGTCTTCCTGCTCATCGCGGCCGGCGCGGCGATGCAGGCGACGAAGCTGGTGTCGGCGGATTTTTTGAAAGAGGCGAATCGCGTCACCTACTGGCTGGGCCTGCCCGCGCTGCTCTTCTCGCAGCTCGCCGGTTCCTTCCGCGACGCGGCGGGTGCGGGCGCGATGTTCACGGTCATGCTGGCCGCCACGCTGCTCGTGACGGCGGCGGCCTACGGGGTGGCTGCGCTGCTGCGCGTGCCGGGCGCGGCGCTGGGGACCTTCGTGCAGGGCGGGTTTCGCGGCAACCTGGCCTTCGTGGGCCTGCCGGTGATTTTTTCGCTGCCCGACGCGCCGCTGGCGTGGGGCGTGTCGGCGCGCACGGCGGCGGTGCTCACGGTCGCGCCGATGATGGTGTTCTACAACGTGGCCGGCGTGGTCGTGCTGCTGCTGAGCCAGCACCGGCTGGGCTGGGGCATGGTGAAACCGTTCGTGAAACAACTCATCACGACGCCCCCGTTGCTTGCGACGCTCGCCGGCATCGGCTGGGCGCTCGCGGGCTGGACGCTGCCGGCGGCGGTGGACAAGGCCTTCTCCGCGCTCGGCGAGATGGCGCTGCCGCTCGGCCTGCTTGGGGTGGGCGGCTCGCTCGTGGCGGTGAAGCTCGGTGCCACGTGGCGCCGGCCGCTGGGATCCGCACTGGTGAAGACCGCGCTCGCGCCGGTGCTCGGCTGGGTGGTGGGCCGCGCGCTCGGCCTCGGCGCCGCCGAACTCAAGCTCGTGCTCATCCTCCTGGCCTGCCCCACGGCGATTGTCTCCTACACAATGGCCCTCGAGCTGAAAGGCGACGAGTCCCTCGCCGCCGGCACGATCTCCCTGAGCGTGCTCACGTCGCTGGTCTCGCTGGCGGTCATCGTAGGCTGGTTCTGAACCAGCCTGCCCCATAACTCCATCAGTGCACCAGAAACGCCAATGTTCGTAATACGAACATTGGGGCCGGTGGCTTGCTCCGGCTATTGACCAAGCAACGGACTTTTCCCCTCTGAAAAGGCGTCAGCGTGCAGGTCGGGGAAGGAGGGGCGAAATGGCCAATGTTCGTAATACGAACATTCGGGTTGGAGTGAGGGTCGGGTGGATTCGCGGGGGGAGGCGAAGGGGTTGGGAAAAGAAAAAGGCGGGATCAGTGATCCCGCCTTGGAGCGGTTGGGCGGAGGGGGTGGTCCGACGCTGTTTTAGGGGATGCGCAGCTCGGTGCCGATGCGGAGGGTGCCGGTGGGGCCGAGTTTTTCGGCGTTGGCGGTGTAGATCTCCTGCCAGCGGGCGGCGGTGCCGTAGTAGCGCTGGCTGAGGCGCGAGAGGGAGTCGCCGGCAACCACGACGTGCGTGCGGGCACCGGGGGGCGTGACGGGCACGGTGACCGACGCCGGGGCGCCGGGCGTGCGGGCGAGCGCGGTCTTGAGCTGGTAGTTTTCCTGCGCGAGGACGGCGTTGGCGCCGCGGAGCTGCTCGACGAGGGCGCGGGTGCTGACGGTTTCGCCGGCGGCCTGGCTGCTCGTGCGCTGGAGGGCGGCGAGGGTCTCGTTCAGACGGGTCAACTCGGCCTGGGTCGAGGCGACCTGGCTTTCGGCCGCGG
This DNA window, taken from Oleiharenicola lentus, encodes the following:
- a CDS encoding DUF2059 domain-containing protein; translated protein: MKKSLLLIAVLALSPAAFADDNAAKLALAREAISAMQADKMFDGMAAQMKQMAAQQTRLPASATPEQIKQAEELQGKILDLSMSEAKAMIGKMDAIYASVYSEAELKAMVAFFKSSEGQSMMAKQPQVMAQMMPLIQGMQQSLMPKIQKLVEETKAAAKPAAP
- a CDS encoding MaoC family dehydratase; its protein translation is MLQPPNRTSTMLYFEDLKPGDRFNTPEHTVTEEEIVEFARRHDPQPFHTDAEAAKGTFFRGLVASGWHTAAVSMGLMVRGEMPLRDGVIGQGVDNLRWPRPVRPGDRLRVVMEVAGLEPHPVRLGFGNLLLRCRTLNQDGKAVQEMTANLLIARRPSA
- a CDS encoding DUF1304 domain-containing protein, whose translation is MLATLLTGLVALLHLWFLVLEMFLWTKPLGRRVFKLTEEKAQLTKALAANQGLYNGFLAAGLVWGLWLGADGQAIRVFFLGCVIVAGVFGAATVGRKILFVQALPAAVALGLTWVA
- a CDS encoding AEC family transporter, with amino-acid sequence MLVLNTLAPVFLLIAAGAAMQATKLVSADFLKEANRVTYWLGLPALLFSQLAGSFRDAAGAGAMFTVMLAATLLVTAAAYGVAALLRVPGAALGTFVQGGFRGNLAFVGLPVIFSLPDAPLAWGVSARTAAVLTVAPMMVFYNVAGVVVLLLSQHRLGWGMVKPFVKQLITTPPLLATLAGIGWALAGWTLPAAVDKAFSALGEMALPLGLLGVGGSLVAVKLGATWRRPLGSALVKTALAPVLGWVVGRALGLGAAELKLVLILLACPTAIVSYTMALELKGDESLAAGTISLSVLTSLVSLAVIVGWF